A segment of the Arachis hypogaea cultivar Tifrunner chromosome 5, arahy.Tifrunner.gnm2.J5K5, whole genome shotgun sequence genome:
GTTGATAGGGCCCATCAGGGCGGGCATGATGGTGGGTCCCATGGATCTGGTATGGGAGATCCCACGAGTCACACTGATGCTGGGCTTGGTGGTGGAGGTCTTGGAGATTATTTCGTAGGTGTTCCCGGTGATGATCATACCTTTTAGGAGAGTACTCCATGGGTGAGTCCTGGCTCGATGTTTGGAGACTTACTTGCTAGTGATGGCATTGTGGCCGAGTTCAGTGGACCGCATTTCCTTGATGATATCCGGACCATCATGCAGGAGGATGAGACTGCAGCCGGACGGGTTCAGACGACAGGGACACAAGCACCCCTGGATGTAGATCTGAACGAGCCTGCCACGATAGCTCCTGCGCATCCTTTTGCCATGAGTGGGACCCCAACATTGGCCCAGAGTATTGGATCACACTCAGTTGCCGGCCCGTCATCATTCAGACCCGTGCATGTTGCGCCTATGACCCCAAGACAGCCAGTTCCGGATGACAGCGACGAGTCGATTGAGGATGAGGAGCCACTTATACGTAGGGGTTACCGGACACGGGTGCCACGCCGTTGCGGCACTGGATCGCACCTATTTAGATGATTCATGGATAGTGGTGTATGTCATGTTGTTATATTTATATTGTGTACCTTGTTGGTTGGTTATCATTGTTATGGTATGTACTTTGTTATTATGTTATTTGATATTATGTTATGTACTTTGATGTTTTGTTATGTCATTTACTTTGATGTCTTCTACTTTTATGTTATGATTTATAGTTTGATGTTATGTTATTCGTTATCAGTCATCCCATGATATAATGTTGTTTGTTTTAGAtataaatttcaatcatttaaaagACATTCAACAGAAATATTTGGTACGAATAACAAGTTTCATTACACATAGGAAACAACTTAGTTCCAGACAAGTGCTAATACATTAACAAATAAAAACAATTAGAAGACAAGTGCTAATACATTAACAAATAAACACAGACATAGCAAATCTCCTACTGATTTCCAGCAGTCCCGCTGGGGCCTACGGCTTGTGGACAACTACGCCTGGTGTGACCTAGCTGCCTGCAGAGGCCACATCTCTTTGGCCGGTTCGGATCTGTTTCATCCATGTTGGTGCGAATTCTTGTGGATCTAGGACGACCCTCCCTCGCACGCCTCATACTCGGATCCGGTATAACGGTAGGCCCGGCATAAGGTGGCCAGAAACCCTCTGGAATGGGAGGTGTAAATCCCATCTGATAGACACCGAAAACGGAACTAAGGCGATAGACCTCATGGACGTAAGGCTGCCATGTAAGTCGTGAATAAGCACAGCATGCCAGTGCGTGCGGACAGGGAAAATGAAGTGCTTGGAAGTATCCACAATCACAAGTCTTAGACCCTAATGAGACCCTGTACGTACCAAGAGAGAATGAACCTGTCGGAGTCGTCTCAGCAACGGTGTACTCCGAGTTATCCCTGTCGTAAACAGTAACCGTGAAGCACCTGGCTGTCTTCAGGTTGGCCTCGATATACTTTACTAGGtattgactgaattgttgtccagTACCCATCTGAGCCTCTGCCTCCCTACCCTTACGGACAAATAGCTCTGCTAGCCTTCCGTATGTGGCCTTCACCAGCGAGCAAACAGGGAGGTTTCTTACCCCCTTCAGGATTGAGTTGACACATTCCGAAATATTAGTTGTCATGTGCCCGAATCTCCGACCCTCATCACAGTACTGTGTCCACAACGAATACTCGATTCGGTTCGCCCAGTCACACATTGCCGGATTCTCAGAGCGGAGAATGTCAAACCAGTAGTC
Coding sequences within it:
- the LOC114927743 gene encoding uncharacterized protein, whose translation is MCDWANRIEYSLWTQYCDEGRRFGHMTTNISECVNSILKGVRNLPVCSLVKATYGRLAELFVRKGREAEAQMGTGQQFSQYLVKYIEANLKTARCFTVTVYDRDNSEYTVAETTPTGSFSLGTYRVSLGSKTCDCGYFQALHFPCPHALACCAYSRLTWQPYVHEVYRLSSVFGVYQMGFTPPIPEGFWPPYAGPTVIPDPSMRRAREGRPRSTRIRTNMDETDPNRPKRCGLCRQLGHTRRSCPQAVGPSGTAGNQ